The following are encoded together in the Rhinopithecus roxellana isolate Shanxi Qingling chromosome 5, ASM756505v1, whole genome shotgun sequence genome:
- the PPP1R3E gene encoding protein phosphatase 1 regulatory subunit 3E, translating to MSRERPPGTDIPRNLSFIAALTERAYYRSQRPSLEEEPEEEPGEGVTRFGARSRAHAPSRGRRARSAPAGGGGARAPRSRSPDTRKRVRFADALGLELAAVRRFRPGELPRVPRHVQIQLQRDALRHFAPCQPRARGLQEARAALEPASEPGFAARLQAQRICLERAEAGPMGVAGSARVLDLAYEKRVSVRWSADGWRSQREAPAAYAGPAPPPPRADRFAFRLPAPPIGGALLFALRYRVTGHEFWDNNGGRDYALRGPEHPGSGGAPEPQGWIHFI from the exons ATGTCCCGTGAGCGGCCCCCGGGCACCGACATTCCCCGCAACCTGAGCTTTATTGCCGCGCTAACGGAGCGCGCCTACTACCGTAGCCAGCGGCCCAGCCTCGAGGAGGAGCCGGAGGAGGAGCCAGGCGAGGGCGTGACGCGGTTCGGGGCACGATCCCGCGCTCACGCACCTAGTCGGGGCCGCCGGGCCCGCTCAGCACCAGCCGGAGGCGGCGGGGCTCGGGCGCCCCGCAGCCGTAGCCCAGACACCCGCAAGAGAGTGCGTTTCGCGGACGCACTGGGGTTGGAGCTGGCTGCCGTGCGCCGCTTCCGTCCCGGTGAGCTGCCCAGGGTGCCCCGCCACGTGCAGATCCAACTGCAGAGGGACGCCCTCCGCCACTTCGCGCCCTGCCAGCCCCGCGCCCGCGGCCTCCAG GAGGCGCGCGCAGCCCTGGAGCCTGCCAGCGAGCCAGGCTTCGCCGCCCGCTTGCAGGCGCAGCGCATCTGCCTGGAACGCGCGGAGGCGGGCCCGATGGGCGTGGCCGGGAGCGCGCGCGTGCTGGACCTGGCCTACGAGAAGCGCGTGAGCGTGCGCTGGAGTGCGGACGGCTGGCGGAGCCAACGCGAGGCGCCCGCGGCCTACGCCGGCCCGGCCCCGCCTCCGCCGCGCGCCGACCGCTTCGCCTTCCGCCTGCCCGCGCCGCCGATTGGGGGCGCCCTGCTCTTCGCTTTGCGCTACCGTGTGACAGGTCACGAGTTCTGGGACAACAACGGCGGCCGTGACTATGCTCTACGTGGGCCCGAGCACCCGGGCAGTGGCGGAGCCCCTGAGCCCCAGGGCTGGATCCACTTTATCTGA
- the HOMEZ gene encoding homeobox and leucine zipper protein Homez, whose product MVRGWEPPPGLDRAISEGHKSESTMPPNKEASGLSSSPAGLICLPPISEELQLVWTQAAQTSELDSNEHLLKTFSYFPYPSLADIALLCLRYGLQMEKVKTWFMAQRLRCGISWSSEEIEETRARVVYRRDQLHFKSLLSFTHHAGRPPEEVPPPPMPAPEQVGIGIGPPSLTKPTQTKGLKVEPEESSQMPPLPQSHQKLKESLMTPGSGAFPHQSDFWQHRQSSGFSKEQAGRGPNQSHGIGTASWNHSTTVPPPQARDKPPPITLIASSCKEESASSVTPSSSSTSSSFQVLANGATATSKPLQPLGCIPQSVSPSEQALPPHLEPAWPQGLRHNSVPGRVGPTEYLSPDMQRQRKTKRKTKEQLAILKSFFLQCQWARREDYQKLEQITGLPRPEIIQWFGDTRYALKHGQLKWFRDNAVPGAPSFQDLAIPTPPPSTRSLNERAETPPLPIPPPPPDIQPLERYWAAHQQLRETDIPQLSQASRLSTQQVLDWFDSRLPQPAEVVVCLDEEEEEEEEELLEGDEEEEEEEEDDDDDDVIIQD is encoded by the exons ATGGTGCGAGGCTGGGAGCCGCCGCCCGGGCTGGACCGCG CTATCTCTGAAGGGCACAAATCAGAAAGCACCATGCCTCCTAATAAAGAGGCCAGCGGTCTCAGTAGTTCACCAGCGGGgctcatctgcctgcctccaatCTCTGAGGAGCTACAGCTTGTGTGGACCCAAGCAGCCCAGACCAGTGAGCTAGACAGCAATGAACACCTGCTAAAAACCTTCAGCTACTTTCCCTATCCCAGCCTAGCAGACATTGCCCTTCTCTGCCTACGTTATGGGTTGCAGATGGAGAAAGTCAAGACTTGGTTTATGGCCCAGCGCCTCCGCTGTGGTATTAGCTGGTCATCTGAAGAAATAGAAGAGACTCGAGCCCGAGTAGTCTACCGTCGGGACCAACTCCATTTCAAATCCCTTCTCTCTTTTACTCATCATGCAGGACGGCCCCCAGAGGAGGTGCCTCCTCCTCCAATGCCAGCTCCAGAACAAGTTGGTATTGGAATAGGTCCTCCATCTCTTACCAAGCCCACCCAGACGAAAGGATTGAAGGTAGAGCCTGAGGAGTCCTCTCAGATGCCACCACTGCCACAGAGTCACCAGAAATTAAAGGAGTCCCTGATGACACCTGGCAGTGGAGCATTCCCCCACCAATCAGATTTTTGGCAACATCGTCAAAGCAGTGGCTTCTCAAAGGAGCAGGCAGGCAGGGGTCCCAACCAGTCACATGGCATAGGTACTGCTTCCTGGAACCACTCCACAACCGTCCCCCCACCACAAGCTCGGGATAAACCCCCACCAATTACATTAATTGCCAGTAGTTGTAAGGAGGAGTCAGCATCTAGTGTtactccctcttcttcctctaccTCTTCTTCTTTCCAGGTACTGGCTAATGGAGCTACTGCCACCTCTAAACCCCTCCAGCCATTAGGCTGTATCCCACAGTCAGTGTCACCCAGTGAACAGGCATTACCCCCACATCTGGAACCAGCCTGGCCCCAAGGGCTACGGCATAATTCAGTACCAGGTAGGGTTGGCCCCACAGAGTACCTTTCCCCAGATATGCAACGCCAGCGAAAGACCAAGCGCAAAACCAAAGAGCAGCTGGCTATCCTCAAATCCTTTTTTTTACAGTGCCAATGGGCACGGCGTGAGGATTACCAAAAGTTAGAACAGATCACTGGTTTACCTCGGCCTGAGATCATTCAGTGGTTTGGTGACACACGTTATGCCTTGAAGCATGGGCAACTAAAATGGTTTCGGGACAACGCAGTACCTGGTGCCCCTAGTTTCCAAGACCTAGCAATTCctacaccaccaccatcaacccGCTCCTTGAATGAAAGGGCTGAGACACCACCTCTGCCGATCCCTCCACCCCCACCGGATATACAACCCTTGGAGAGGTACTGGGCAGCCCACCAACAGCTACGGGAAACTGATATCCCTCAATTGAGTCAGGCATCAAGGCTTAGCACCCAGCAGGTACTGGATTGGTTTGACTCTCGATTACCTCAGCCAGCTGAGGTGGTAGTTTGTCtagatgaagaagaggaagaggaggaggaagaattgCTAGAAGgtgatgaggaagaagaggaggaggaggaagatgatgatgatgatgatgtgatCATACAAGACtga